The following proteins are encoded in a genomic region of Acidobacteriota bacterium:
- a CDS encoding acyltransferase — protein sequence MMDAERRLPWDWYAGTIPTNVTVDESAYIETSFSFFLYRSQLAEGVRVGRGASTYLGTMFDVGPRGRVTLGDYALVHGARIICDSEIEIGDYALLSWNVVLMDSYRVPLDPVERRRELEQVPRRQPRCFAADSATRPIKIGRNVWIGFDACIMPGVTIGEGAVVGARSVVFEDVAPFTVVAGNPARVVRQLAKEE from the coding sequence ATGATGGATGCGGAACGGCGCTTGCCGTGGGATTGGTATGCGGGAACGATTCCAACGAACGTAACGGTGGACGAGTCGGCGTATATCGAAACCAGCTTCAGCTTCTTTCTCTATCGCAGCCAGTTGGCCGAGGGCGTGCGTGTCGGGCGCGGCGCTTCGACCTATCTGGGAACGATGTTCGATGTGGGGCCGCGGGGCCGCGTGACGCTGGGCGATTACGCGCTGGTGCACGGCGCGCGCATCATCTGTGACAGCGAAATTGAAATTGGCGATTACGCGCTGCTCTCGTGGAATGTGGTGTTGATGGATTCGTACCGCGTGCCGCTCGATCCTGTCGAACGCCGCCGCGAACTGGAGCAAGTGCCACGCCGCCAGCCGCGTTGTTTTGCCGCCGACAGCGCAACGCGCCCCATTAAGATTGGGCGCAACGTCTGGATCGGCTTTGACGCCTGCATCATGCCGGGCGTAACGATTGGCGAAGGCGCGGTCGTCGGCGCGCGTTCGGTTGTGTTTGAAGACGTCGCGCCATTCACCGTCGTGGCGGGCAATCCGGCGCGCGTCGTGCGCCAGTTGGCAAAAGAAGAATGA
- a CDS encoding acyltransferase: MNEPAQIETPGHWLHGPLPANVVAGVNSVITNDNAFKRFFSAQAAALVVGRECTLDGVQFALGKEARVVIGDFCYFTNAVLLSELELRFGNYVVIGWNTTIADTDFHPLAPAERIADALACSPLGKGRPRPEIARAAVVIEDDVWIGPNATILKGVHIGAGAFIEAGALVTRDVPPRARVLGNPAQIVGTV; encoded by the coding sequence ATGAACGAGCCAGCGCAGATCGAAACACCGGGCCATTGGTTGCACGGGCCGTTGCCCGCCAACGTGGTCGCTGGCGTGAACAGCGTCATCACGAATGACAACGCCTTCAAGCGCTTTTTCAGTGCGCAGGCGGCGGCGCTGGTCGTAGGTCGTGAATGCACACTGGATGGCGTGCAATTCGCGCTGGGCAAGGAAGCCCGTGTGGTCATTGGCGACTTTTGTTATTTCACCAACGCGGTGTTGTTGAGCGAACTGGAATTGCGCTTCGGCAATTATGTCGTGATCGGTTGGAACACGACGATTGCCGATACGGACTTTCATCCGCTCGCCCCGGCTGAACGCATCGCCGACGCGCTGGCCTGTTCGCCCTTGGGCAAAGGCCGTCCGCGCCCGGAAATTGCCCGCGCCGCTGTCGTCATCGAGGATGATGTGTGGATCGGGCCGAACGCGACGATCTTGAAAGGTGTGCACATCGGCGCGGGCGCGTTTATCGAAGCGGGCGCGTTGGTCACGCGCGATGTGCCGCCCCGCGCGCGCGTGCTGGGCAATCCGGCGCAAATTGTCGGTACGGTTTAA